In Pseudomonas sp. R76, one genomic interval encodes:
- a CDS encoding D-hexose-6-phosphate mutarotase, giving the protein MHEHPLQRFFKSLREQPVFAWERFQMRDVLVIDHPLCQAVFSRQGAQLLHFQPRGQKPWLWCAAKWPQVGAIRGGVPVCWPWYGRHPSENAWPSHGWARLIDWKLLDSSADDDGVRLHWQLQLCDWQVDLHAHLGETLELRLCTEHQDELPCQLSHALHAYWRIGNVGEIALSGLDGAQGYDQLNRQVCQQEGELRVDGGCQRVFQHDGELHLKDHAWQRELCIDTGDSADTVVWHPGSRPLLGVSFNEAAGFVCVESAMAGASLAPGERAHLSLQARAGA; this is encoded by the coding sequence ATGCATGAGCATCCGCTGCAACGCTTTTTCAAATCCCTGCGCGAACAACCGGTGTTCGCCTGGGAGCGCTTTCAGATGCGCGACGTGTTGGTGATTGACCATCCGCTGTGCCAGGCGGTGTTCAGTCGCCAGGGCGCGCAATTGCTGCACTTTCAACCGCGTGGCCAGAAACCCTGGCTGTGGTGTGCGGCCAAGTGGCCGCAAGTCGGCGCCATCCGTGGCGGCGTGCCGGTGTGCTGGCCGTGGTATGGGCGCCACCCGAGCGAAAACGCGTGGCCGTCCCATGGCTGGGCGCGGTTGATCGACTGGAAGCTGCTCGACAGCAGCGCCGACGACGATGGCGTACGCCTGCACTGGCAATTGCAGCTGTGCGACTGGCAGGTCGACCTGCACGCACACCTGGGCGAAACCCTGGAACTGCGCCTGTGCACCGAGCATCAGGACGAGTTGCCGTGCCAGTTGAGCCATGCTTTGCACGCCTATTGGCGTATCGGCAATGTCGGTGAGATAGCGCTGTCTGGGCTCGACGGCGCGCAAGGTTATGACCAGCTCAATCGCCAGGTTTGCCAGCAGGAAGGCGAGCTCCGCGTGGATGGCGGCTGCCAGCGGGTGTTCCAGCATGACGGGGAATTACACCTCAAGGACCATGCCTGGCAGCGCGAGCTGTGCATCGACACCGGCGACAGCGCCGACACGGTGGTGTGGCACCCGGGCAGCCGACCTTTGTTGGGCGTGAGCTTTAACGAGGCGGCGGGGTTTGTGTGCGTGGAGTCGGCGATGGCCGGGGCCAGCTTGGCGCCGGGGGAGAGGGCGCATCTGAGTTTGCAGGCAAGGGCTGGGGCATGA
- a CDS encoding carbohydrate porin, with protein MKKQHNNTRLLCQLSAAAALVLSANAMAADAFSSDSKWMTGDWGGERTKLIEQGIDIKADYVGEVGANLRGGYNDDKTARYADQFGLGVALDLQKLFGWDNTQAKIQLTNRNGANISNDRIGDPRAGTLSSSQEVDGRGHMVRLTQFWIQHQMFDNKLDVKLGYFGEGEDFNTFPCDFQNLSFCGSQVGNYVNTWYNWPVSQAAIRVKYNITPELYAQIGAYNQNPSQLEHGNGFKLSGSGTKGTVLPVELVWSPKVNGLPGEYRVGYYKSTADATDVREDVNGGDAGTTGAAFRVRSSKSGYWGVLQQQLTTHNGDASRGLNIAANVTFHDKDTNLVDNYQSLMLVYKGPFDSRTKDDVGIGVSRIHANSDVKKTAELLNAAGGFTDYDQAGYAPLRNTEYNVELNYGIHVTNWLTVRPNLQYVANPGGVKQVDNAVVAGLKIQSTF; from the coding sequence ATGAAAAAGCAACACAACAACACCCGGCTGCTCTGCCAACTGTCAGCAGCAGCAGCCCTGGTATTGTCCGCCAATGCGATGGCGGCCGATGCATTCAGCTCCGATTCCAAGTGGATGACGGGCGATTGGGGCGGCGAGCGGACCAAGCTCATTGAGCAAGGTATCGACATCAAGGCTGACTACGTTGGGGAAGTGGGCGCCAACCTTCGCGGCGGCTACAACGACGACAAAACTGCCCGTTACGCTGACCAGTTCGGTCTGGGCGTAGCACTGGATCTGCAAAAGCTGTTTGGCTGGGATAACACTCAGGCCAAGATCCAACTGACCAACCGTAATGGCGCGAACATCTCCAATGACCGTATTGGTGACCCGCGTGCCGGCACCTTGAGTTCGTCTCAAGAAGTTGATGGCCGTGGCCACATGGTGCGTCTGACCCAGTTCTGGATCCAGCACCAGATGTTCGACAACAAGCTGGACGTGAAGCTCGGTTACTTCGGTGAAGGCGAAGACTTCAACACCTTCCCATGCGACTTCCAGAACCTGTCGTTCTGCGGTTCGCAAGTGGGTAACTATGTAAACACCTGGTACAACTGGCCTGTCAGCCAGGCGGCGATCCGCGTGAAGTACAACATCACGCCTGAGCTGTATGCGCAAATCGGTGCGTACAACCAGAACCCATCGCAGCTGGAGCACGGCAACGGCTTCAAGCTCAGCGGCAGCGGCACCAAGGGCACCGTATTGCCGGTGGAATTGGTCTGGTCGCCGAAGGTCAATGGCCTGCCGGGCGAATACCGTGTGGGTTACTACAAGAGTACTGCCGATGCCACCGACGTACGTGAAGACGTCAATGGCGGTGATGCTGGCACCACCGGCGCAGCCTTCCGCGTTCGCAGCAGCAAAAGCGGCTACTGGGGTGTTCTGCAACAACAACTCACCACGCACAATGGCGACGCTTCCCGCGGTCTGAACATCGCGGCCAACGTGACCTTCCACGACAAAGACACCAACCTGGTCGACAACTACCAGTCGTTGATGCTTGTGTACAAAGGGCCATTCGACTCGCGTACCAAGGATGACGTCGGTATCGGTGTGTCGCGTATCCACGCCAACAGTGACGTGAAGAAAACCGCTGAGTTGCTCAATGCGGCTGGTGGCTTCACTGATTACGATCAAGCGGGCTACGCACCGCTGCGTAACACTGAGTACAACGTCGAACTCAACTACGGCATCCACGTTACCAACTGGCTGACCGTGCGTCCTAACCTGCAATACGTCGCCAACCCAGGCGGTGTGAAACAAGTCGACAACGCGGTAGTGGCGGGCCTGAAAATTCAGTCTACGTTCTAA
- a CDS encoding ABC transporter ATP-binding protein translates to MATLELRNVNKTYGAGLPDTLKNIELSIKEGEFLILVGPSGCGKSTLMNCIAGLETITGGAIMIGDQDVSGMSPKDRDIAMVFQSYALYPTMSVRENIEFGLKIRKMAQADIDAEVARVAKLLQIEHLLNRKPGQLSGGQQQRVAMGRALARRPKIYLFDEPLSNLDAKLRVEMRTEMKLMHQRLKTTTVYVTHDQIEAMTLGDKVAVMKDGIIQQFGTPKEIYNNPANQFVASFIGSPPMNFVPLRLQRKDGRLVALLDSGQARCELALNVSDAGLEDRDVILGLRPEQIMLAAGEGDSASSIRAEVQVTEPTGPDTLVFVQLNDTKVCCRLAPDVAPQVGETLTLQFDPAKVLLFDAKTGERLGTAASLPAHGHADNVAQFKGR, encoded by the coding sequence ATGGCTACGCTTGAACTTCGCAATGTAAACAAGACCTATGGCGCCGGCCTGCCCGACACCTTGAAGAACATCGAACTGTCGATCAAAGAGGGCGAGTTCCTGATTCTGGTCGGCCCTTCGGGGTGCGGTAAATCCACGTTGATGAACTGCATCGCCGGGCTTGAGACCATCACCGGCGGCGCGATCATGATCGGCGACCAGGACGTGAGCGGCATGAGCCCCAAGGACCGTGACATCGCCATGGTGTTCCAGTCCTACGCGCTGTACCCGACCATGAGCGTGCGCGAGAACATCGAATTCGGCCTGAAAATCCGCAAGATGGCTCAGGCTGACATCGACGCCGAAGTGGCGCGCGTGGCCAAGCTGCTGCAGATCGAACACCTGCTTAACCGCAAGCCGGGCCAGCTTTCGGGTGGCCAGCAACAGCGTGTGGCCATGGGCCGTGCCCTGGCGCGTCGGCCGAAGATCTACCTGTTCGACGAACCGCTGTCCAACCTCGACGCCAAGCTGCGCGTCGAGATGCGCACCGAAATGAAGTTGATGCACCAGCGCCTGAAAACCACCACCGTCTACGTCACCCACGATCAAATCGAAGCGATGACCCTGGGCGATAAAGTGGCGGTGATGAAGGACGGCATTATCCAGCAGTTCGGCACGCCGAAAGAGATCTACAACAACCCGGCCAACCAATTCGTGGCCAGCTTTATCGGCTCGCCGCCGATGAACTTCGTGCCGCTGCGCCTGCAACGCAAGGACGGTCGCCTGGTGGCGCTGCTCGACAGTGGCCAGGCCCGTTGCGAGCTGGCGCTTAACGTGTCGGACGCCGGTCTTGAGGACCGCGACGTGATCCTGGGCCTGCGCCCGGAGCAAATCATGCTGGCGGCGGGCGAGGGCGACAGCGCGTCGAGCATTCGCGCTGAGGTGCAGGTCACCGAGCCGACCGGCCCGGACACCCTGGTGTTTGTGCAACTCAATGACACCAAAGTCTGCTGCCGCCTGGCACCCGACGTGGCACCGCAGGTGGGCGAGACCCTGACCCTGCAATTCGACCCGGCCAAGGTATTGCTGTTCGACGCCAAAACCGGCGAACGCTTGGGCACTGCTGCATCATTGCCTGCACACGGGCATGCCGACAACGTGGCCCAATTCAAAGGCCGCTGA
- a CDS encoding carbohydrate ABC transporter permease — protein sequence MTSLASKPSISLSRVAIYAVLILAVLLYLVPLVVMLLTSFKTPEDISTGNLLSWPTVVTGIGWVKAWATVDGYFWNSIKITVPAVLISTAIGALNGYVLSFWRFKGSQLFFGLLLFGCFLPFQTVLLPASFTLGKMGLASTTTGLVFVHVVYGLAFTTLFFRNYYVSIPDALIKAARLDGAGFFTIFRQIILPMSTPIIMVCLIWQFTQIWNDFLFGVVFSSGDSQPITVALNNLVNTSTGAKEYNVDMAAAMIAGLPTLLVYVIAGKYFVRGLTAGAVKG from the coding sequence ATGACTAGTCTCGCTTCCAAACCTTCCATCAGCCTGAGTCGCGTCGCGATCTACGCGGTGCTGATCCTCGCTGTGCTGTTGTACCTGGTGCCGCTGGTGGTGATGCTGCTGACCAGCTTTAAAACCCCGGAAGACATCAGCACCGGCAACCTGCTGAGCTGGCCGACCGTGGTCACCGGCATCGGCTGGGTCAAGGCCTGGGCCACTGTTGACGGTTACTTCTGGAACTCGATCAAGATCACCGTTCCGGCGGTGCTGATCTCAACCGCCATCGGCGCGCTGAACGGCTACGTGCTGTCGTTCTGGCGCTTCAAAGGCTCGCAGTTGTTCTTCGGCCTGCTGTTGTTCGGCTGTTTCCTGCCGTTCCAGACGGTGTTGCTGCCAGCCTCGTTCACCCTCGGCAAGATGGGCCTGGCCAGCACCACCACGGGCCTGGTGTTTGTGCACGTGGTCTACGGGTTGGCGTTTACTACACTGTTCTTCCGTAACTACTACGTGAGCATTCCTGACGCGCTGATCAAGGCGGCACGACTGGACGGTGCAGGCTTTTTCACCATCTTCCGTCAGATCATTCTGCCGATGTCGACCCCGATCATCATGGTCTGCCTGATCTGGCAGTTCACTCAGATCTGGAACGACTTCCTGTTCGGTGTGGTGTTCTCCAGCGGCGACTCGCAGCCCATCACGGTGGCGCTGAACAACCTGGTCAACACCAGCACCGGGGCCAAGGAATATAACGTGGATATGGCGGCGGCGATGATCGCCGGGCTGCCGACCCTGCTGGTCTATGTGATCGCAGGCAAGTATTTCGTGCGCGGCCTCACGGCCGGCGCGGTCAAGGGGTAA
- a CDS encoding carbohydrate ABC transporter permease has product MSSVAVFSKASPFDALQRWLPKLVLAPSMFIVLVGFYGYILWTFVLSFTNSTFLPSYKWAGLAQYARLFDNDRWWVASKNLAVFGGMFIGITLVIGVTLAIFLDQKIRREGFIRTIYLYPMALSMIVTGTAWKWLLNPGMGLDKLLRDWGWEGFRLDWLIDPDRVVYCLVIAAVWQASGFIMAMFLAGLRGVDQSIIRAAQIDGASLPRIYWSVVLPSLRPVFFSAVMILAHIAIKSFDLVAAMTAGGPGYSSDLPAMFMYSFTFSRGQMGMGSASAILMLGAILAIIVPYLYSELRTKRND; this is encoded by the coding sequence ATGAGTTCTGTTGCTGTGTTCAGCAAGGCCTCGCCGTTCGATGCACTGCAGCGCTGGCTCCCTAAACTGGTGCTTGCGCCCAGCATGTTCATCGTGCTGGTGGGCTTCTACGGTTACATCCTGTGGACGTTCGTTCTGTCGTTCACCAATTCCACGTTCCTGCCAAGCTACAAATGGGCCGGTCTTGCGCAATATGCGCGGTTGTTCGACAACGACCGCTGGTGGGTAGCGAGCAAGAACCTGGCGGTTTTTGGCGGGATGTTTATCGGTATCACCCTGGTGATTGGCGTGACCCTGGCGATCTTCCTCGACCAGAAAATCCGCCGCGAAGGTTTTATCCGCACCATTTACCTGTACCCGATGGCGCTCTCGATGATCGTGACCGGTACGGCCTGGAAATGGCTGCTCAACCCGGGCATGGGCCTGGACAAACTTCTGCGTGACTGGGGCTGGGAAGGCTTCCGTCTCGACTGGCTGATCGACCCGGACCGCGTGGTGTACTGCCTGGTGATTGCCGCCGTATGGCAAGCCTCGGGCTTCATCATGGCGATGTTCCTCGCCGGCCTGCGTGGCGTTGATCAATCGATCATTCGTGCCGCCCAGATCGACGGCGCCAGCCTGCCGCGTATCTACTGGAGCGTGGTGCTGCCAAGCCTGCGTCCGGTGTTCTTCAGTGCGGTGATGATCCTCGCGCACATTGCGATCAAGAGCTTCGACCTGGTCGCGGCGATGACCGCTGGCGGCCCGGGCTACTCCTCCGACCTGCCCGCGATGTTCATGTACTCGTTCACCTTCAGTCGTGGCCAGATGGGCATGGGCTCGGCCAGTGCAATCCTGATGCTCGGCGCGATCCTCGCGATCATCGTGCCTTACCTGTACTCCGAGCTGAGGACCAAGCGTAATGACTAG
- a CDS encoding ABC transporter substrate-binding protein, giving the protein MNAINRLAVAISIASLFPLSAFAADSKGTVEVVHWWTSGGEKAAVDVLKAQVEKDGFTWKDGAVAGGGGATAMTVLKSRAVAGNPPGVAQIKGPDIQEWASTGLLDTDVLKQVSKDEKWDSLLDKKVSDTVKYEGDYVAVPVNIHRVNWLWINPEVFKKAGITKNPTTLEEFYAAGDKLKAAGFIPLAHGGQPWQDSTVFEAVVLSVMGADGYKKALVDLDNGALTGPEMVKALTELKKVATYMDVDGKGQDWNLEAGKVINGKAGMQIMGDWAKSEWTAAKKVAGKDYECVAFPGTDKAFTYNIDSLAVFKQKDKGTAAGQQDIAKVVLGENFQKVFSINKGSIPVRTDMLNEMDKLGFDSCAQTAAKDFLADAKTGGLQPSMAHNMATTLAVQGAFFDVVTNYINDPKADPADTAKKLGAAIKSAK; this is encoded by the coding sequence ATGAACGCGATTAATCGCCTCGCCGTCGCTATTTCCATTGCCTCGTTGTTTCCCCTCAGTGCATTTGCCGCCGACTCGAAAGGGACGGTTGAAGTTGTGCATTGGTGGACCTCCGGCGGTGAAAAAGCGGCTGTAGATGTCCTGAAGGCCCAAGTTGAGAAAGACGGCTTCACCTGGAAAGACGGTGCCGTCGCAGGTGGCGGTGGTGCCACGGCCATGACTGTGCTGAAAAGCCGCGCAGTGGCCGGTAACCCACCGGGCGTGGCCCAGATCAAAGGCCCCGACATCCAGGAGTGGGCATCGACTGGCTTGCTCGACACCGACGTCCTGAAACAAGTGTCCAAGGACGAGAAGTGGGACTCCCTGCTCGACAAGAAAGTCTCCGACACCGTGAAGTACGAAGGTGACTACGTCGCCGTACCGGTCAATATCCACCGCGTGAACTGGCTGTGGATCAACCCGGAAGTCTTCAAGAAAGCCGGTATCACCAAAAACCCGACCACCCTCGAAGAATTCTACGCAGCCGGCGACAAGCTGAAAGCCGCGGGCTTCATTCCGCTGGCCCACGGTGGCCAGCCTTGGCAGGACAGCACCGTATTCGAAGCGGTAGTCCTGTCGGTAATGGGCGCCGATGGCTACAAGAAAGCCCTGGTCGACCTGGATAACGGCGCGCTCACCGGCCCGGAAATGGTCAAGGCCCTGACTGAGCTGAAGAAAGTCGCGACCTACATGGACGTTGACGGCAAAGGCCAGGACTGGAACCTCGAAGCAGGCAAGGTCATCAACGGCAAGGCCGGCATGCAGATCATGGGTGACTGGGCCAAGTCCGAATGGACCGCCGCCAAGAAAGTCGCCGGCAAGGACTACGAGTGCGTAGCCTTCCCTGGCACCGACAAAGCCTTCACCTACAACATCGACTCCCTGGCGGTGTTCAAGCAGAAAGACAAAGGCACTGCTGCCGGTCAGCAGGACATCGCCAAAGTCGTGCTGGGTGAGAACTTCCAGAAAGTCTTCAGCATCAACAAAGGCTCGATCCCGGTTCGTACCGACATGCTCAATGAAATGGACAAGCTCGGTTTCGATTCCTGCGCCCAGACCGCTGCCAAGGACTTCCTGGCTGACGCCAAGACCGGCGGCCTGCAGCCAAGCATGGCGCACAACATGGCCACCACCCTGGCTGTGCAAGGTGCGTTCTTTGATGTCGTGACCAACTACATCAACGACCCGAAAGCCGACCCGGCCGACACCGCCAAGAAACTCGGCGCTGCGATCAAGTCTGCGAAGTAA
- a CDS encoding D-mannose isomerase, which produces MTTQPLPASSWLNAPAHHSWLATEGQRLLAFAKASRLSDGFGNLDDNGQLPADAHAETMNTARMTHSFAMAHAMGLPGYAELVAHGVAALSGPLRDSEHGGWFAAPHALDGNRGKAAYLHAFVALAASSAVVAGAPGAQNLLNDAVHIIDQFFWSEEEGVMLESFAQDWTGVEAYRGANSNMHATEAFLALADVTGDTRWLDRALRIVERVIHSHAAGNQFMVIEHFDAHWKPLLSYNEDNPADGFRPYGITPGHGFEWARLVLHLEAARLQAGLATPDWLVTDAQGLFASACEYAWAVDGAPGIVYTLDWNHRPVVRERLHWTHAEASAAAQALLKRTGELHYETWYRRFWEFCETHFIDRIHGSWHHELSPHNQPSSKIWGGKPDLYHAWQAVVLPALPLSPSMTSALGRGLYVTKW; this is translated from the coding sequence ATGACCACCCAACCACTGCCTGCCAGCAGTTGGCTGAACGCACCTGCCCATCACTCCTGGCTTGCCACCGAAGGCCAGCGCCTGCTGGCATTCGCCAAGGCTTCACGCCTTTCTGACGGCTTTGGCAACCTCGATGACAACGGCCAACTCCCGGCCGACGCCCACGCCGAAACCATGAACACCGCCCGCATGACCCACAGCTTCGCCATGGCCCACGCCATGGGGCTGCCCGGTTATGCCGAGCTGGTGGCGCACGGCGTTGCGGCGCTCAGTGGCCCGTTGCGCGACAGCGAGCACGGTGGCTGGTTTGCTGCGCCTCACGCGCTTGATGGCAACCGTGGCAAAGCGGCTTACCTGCATGCATTCGTCGCCTTGGCGGCCAGCTCGGCAGTGGTGGCCGGCGCGCCCGGTGCGCAAAATCTGTTGAACGACGCCGTGCACATCATCGACCAGTTTTTCTGGAGCGAGGAAGAGGGCGTCATGCTCGAATCCTTTGCCCAGGACTGGACGGGTGTGGAGGCTTATCGCGGCGCCAACAGCAACATGCACGCCACCGAGGCGTTCCTGGCCCTGGCGGATGTCACCGGTGATACGCGCTGGCTGGACCGCGCGCTGCGTATCGTCGAGCGGGTTATCCACAGCCACGCAGCCGGCAATCAGTTTATGGTCATCGAGCATTTCGACGCCCACTGGAAACCGCTGCTCAGCTACAACGAAGACAACCCCGCCGATGGCTTCCGCCCGTATGGCATCACCCCCGGTCACGGCTTTGAGTGGGCGCGGCTGGTGCTGCACCTGGAAGCCGCACGCCTGCAAGCCGGTCTGGCCACGCCGGACTGGCTGGTAACCGACGCCCAAGGCTTGTTCGCCAGTGCCTGCGAATACGCCTGGGCGGTGGACGGTGCTCCCGGCATTGTCTACACCCTGGACTGGAACCATCGCCCGGTGGTGCGCGAACGCCTGCACTGGACCCACGCCGAGGCCAGCGCCGCCGCACAGGCCTTGCTCAAACGTACCGGTGAGCTGCATTACGAAACCTGGTATCGGCGCTTCTGGGAGTTTTGCGAAACTCACTTCATCGACCGTATCCACGGCAGTTGGCATCACGAACTCAGCCCGCACAACCAGCCCAGCAGCAAGATCTGGGGCGGTAAACCGGACCTTTATCACGCCTGGCAAGCGGTGGTGCTGCCTGCGCTACCCTTGTCACCCAGCATGACCAGTGCGTTGGGTCGGGGCCTTTATGTCACCAAGTGGTGA
- a CDS encoding ATPase, whose translation MRNDAKDDFDNVPSLRADIGDDDDFEPSPATSVRSRNTPVVKVKSASTGPLWALVGALLIAFAGLAWWSFQQISLMGQQLVATQESFARISEEAAGRLQDISGKVVASEANVNNGSEALKLQIKQLEAQLQEQGKQQVGVAGQATELDQRLAQMTASTTDLSNANSKLQGQVQALTEAVATLKAAQGDVKELSADVAALKKQGNPSAAIARIEQDLVVLKSAQDSQPVNSDAPTNKEFDVFRIQTTRNITTLQSQVQNLQQQLNAPAKIRPLGQ comes from the coding sequence ATGCGTAACGATGCTAAAGACGACTTCGACAACGTTCCCAGCCTGCGGGCCGACATCGGGGACGATGATGATTTCGAGCCAAGCCCGGCCACGTCGGTGCGCTCGCGCAATACGCCTGTGGTCAAGGTCAAGAGCGCCAGCACCGGCCCGTTGTGGGCGTTGGTCGGCGCGCTGCTGATCGCCTTTGCGGGCCTTGCCTGGTGGAGCTTCCAGCAGATTTCCCTGATGGGCCAGCAATTGGTCGCCACCCAGGAAAGTTTTGCGCGCATCAGCGAGGAAGCGGCGGGGCGCCTGCAGGACATTTCCGGCAAGGTGGTAGCCAGCGAAGCCAACGTGAACAACGGCAGTGAAGCGCTGAAATTACAGATCAAGCAGTTGGAAGCGCAGTTGCAGGAGCAAGGCAAGCAGCAGGTCGGTGTCGCCGGTCAAGCCACCGAACTGGACCAGCGCCTGGCACAAATGACCGCCAGCACCACCGACCTGTCGAACGCCAACAGCAAGCTGCAAGGCCAGGTGCAGGCGCTGACCGAGGCGGTGGCAACGCTCAAGGCGGCGCAAGGTGACGTCAAGGAGCTGTCCGCCGACGTGGCCGCGCTGAAGAAACAGGGCAACCCGAGCGCCGCGATTGCCCGTATCGAGCAAGACCTGGTGGTGCTCAAAAGCGCGCAGGACAGCCAGCCGGTTAACAGTGATGCGCCGACCAATAAAGAGTTCGACGTGTTCCGCATCCAGACCACGCGCAATATCACCACCTTGCAGAGCCAGGTGCAGAACCTGCAACAACAGCTCAACGCGCCCGCGAAGATCAGGCCGCTGGGGCAGTAG
- a CDS encoding NAD-dependent epimerase/dehydratase family protein, which yields MKILVTGASGFIGGRFARFALEQGLDVRVNGRRAEGVEHLVRRGAEFIQGDLNDADLVRDLCRDVEAVVHCAGAVGLWGKYQDFHQGNVLVTENVVEACLKQRVGRLVHLSSPSIYFDGRDHLGLTEEQVPKRFKHPYAATKYLAEQKVFGAQEFGLEVLALRPRFVTGAGDMSIFPRLLKMQRKNRLAIVGDGLNKVDFTSVHNLNEALLSSLLATGSALGKAYNISNGTPVPVWDVVNYVMRQMDMPQVTRYRSYGLSYSVAALNEAFCAMWPGRPEPALSRLGMQVMNKDFTLDISRARHYLDYEPKVSLWTALDEFCSWWRAQDPGRQ from the coding sequence ATGAAAATTCTGGTCACCGGCGCAAGCGGCTTCATCGGCGGGCGCTTTGCGCGTTTCGCCCTGGAGCAGGGCCTGGACGTGCGGGTCAACGGGCGGCGTGCCGAAGGTGTGGAACATCTGGTACGGCGTGGCGCCGAGTTTATCCAGGGTGATTTGAATGACGCCGACCTGGTGCGCGACCTGTGCCGCGATGTCGAAGCGGTGGTGCATTGCGCCGGCGCTGTCGGGCTATGGGGCAAGTATCAGGACTTTCATCAAGGCAACGTGCTGGTCACCGAAAACGTTGTCGAGGCCTGCCTCAAGCAGCGCGTCGGGCGCCTGGTGCACCTGTCGTCGCCGTCGATCTACTTCGATGGGCGCGACCACCTCGGGTTGACCGAAGAGCAAGTGCCCAAGCGCTTCAAGCACCCGTACGCGGCCACCAAGTACCTGGCGGAGCAAAAGGTGTTCGGTGCCCAGGAATTCGGCCTGGAAGTGCTGGCCCTGCGCCCGCGTTTCGTCACCGGTGCCGGTGACATGAGCATCTTCCCGCGCCTGTTGAAAATGCAGCGCAAGAACCGCCTGGCGATCGTCGGCGACGGCCTGAACAAGGTCGACTTCACCAGCGTGCACAACCTCAACGAAGCGCTGCTGAGCAGTTTGCTCGCGACCGGCTCGGCGTTGGGCAAGGCCTACAACATCAGCAACGGCACGCCGGTGCCGGTGTGGGATGTGGTCAACTACGTGATGCGCCAGATGGACATGCCCCAAGTCACGCGTTATCGCTCTTACGGTTTGTCCTACAGCGTGGCGGCGTTGAACGAAGCATTCTGCGCCATGTGGCCAGGGCGCCCGGAGCCGGCGTTGTCACGCTTGGGCATGCAGGTGATGAACAAAGATTTCACCCTCGACATCAGCCGGGCGAGGCATTATCTGGACTACGAGCCCAAGGTCAGCCTGTGGACTGCGCTCGATGAGTTCTGCAGCTGGTGGCGCGCCCAGGATCCGGGGCGCCAGTAA
- a CDS encoding LysR family transcriptional regulator ArgP, translating into MFDYKLLSALAAVVEQAGFERGAQVLGLSQSAISQRIKLLEARIGQPVLVRATPPTPTDIGRRLLNHVQQVRLLERDLQSQVPALDEEGMPERLRIALNADSLATWWAEAVSDFCAEQRLLLDLVVEDQTVGLKRMRAGEVAACICASERPVAGARSLLLGAMRYRALASPAFIARHFPGGVRADQLARTPALVFGPDDFLQHRYLASLGVDGGFEHHLCPSSEGFIRLTEAGLGWGLVPELQVRDQLETGVLVELLPDKPIDVPLYWHHWRSGGQLLGLLTDHLAQACGQWLVPLE; encoded by the coding sequence ATGTTCGACTATAAATTGCTTTCTGCCCTGGCAGCGGTGGTGGAACAAGCCGGCTTCGAGCGCGGCGCCCAGGTGCTGGGGTTGTCGCAGTCGGCGATCTCCCAGCGCATCAAGTTGCTCGAAGCGCGCATCGGCCAGCCGGTACTGGTGCGGGCCACGCCGCCGACGCCCACTGACATCGGCCGGCGCCTGCTCAACCATGTGCAACAAGTTCGGCTGCTTGAGCGCGACCTGCAAAGCCAGGTGCCGGCGCTGGATGAAGAAGGCATGCCCGAGCGCCTGCGCATCGCGCTGAATGCCGACAGCCTGGCCACCTGGTGGGCCGAGGCCGTCAGCGACTTTTGCGCCGAGCAGCGTTTGTTGTTGGACCTGGTGGTAGAGGACCAGACCGTCGGCCTCAAGCGCATGCGCGCCGGTGAAGTGGCGGCCTGTATCTGCGCCAGCGAGCGCCCGGTGGCGGGCGCTCGCAGCCTGCTGCTCGGCGCCATGCGCTACCGGGCGCTGGCCAGCCCGGCCTTTATTGCCCGGCATTTCCCTGGCGGCGTGCGTGCCGATCAACTGGCGCGCACGCCGGCACTGGTGTTTGGCCCGGATGATTTCCTGCAACACCGTTACCTGGCTTCCCTCGGCGTGGACGGCGGTTTCGAACACCATTTATGCCCATCCTCCGAAGGCTTTATCCGCTTGACGGAAGCCGGCCTGGGCTGGGGCCTGGTCCCGGAATTACAGGTGCGCGACCAGCTGGAAACCGGCGTATTGGTCGAGTTGTTGCCAGATAAGCCCATCGACGTGCCGCTGTACTGGCATCATTGGCGCAGTGGCGGGCAGCTATTGGGCTTGTTGACCGATCATCTGGCCCAGGCGTGTGGCCAATGGTTGGTGCCGTTGGAATGA